Below is a window of Perca flavescens isolate YP-PL-M2 chromosome 12, PFLA_1.0, whole genome shotgun sequence DNA.
AGGAAAATGCCATTCCTAAAGCGAAAAgaccagctgcagacaaattggaggtaacatctttatgatttatactttccaaggctattgtaattctcacttttatttctgtgaagaaatgtttcacggtgttggtgaattcttgaaaaaaaaaaaacacaaaatgttgtAACTCCCGTTACTGAGACCCGTGTATGATATTACCGATATTATGTACTTAGTAATGatttatattactgcgttacagccaatatttatatattactgtaattgccttacacccaacactgattatgatagatgcatcctcaattttactgttttggccattgagtctgactacaatgctctttctccttcttactTATTTAGGGGACGCCATCCagtgacatagagacagaataGCTGCAGTGCCACAGTCAACTCCCAAGAAGGCATCAAGCTGGTGATCCAGCCagtttcaaaatagttatttcaagtccacagaagaaaaaaaccctTACCCCGTCATGGACAGAGAAGAAGGCGACTGCTTTGTAACATAGCCCCAGTTCCTCTGCTGGATAAGACTGAACTGGTTGCTCAAGCCAGGTCACATTATAAGAGCATGTTCTAGGCCTAGGAAAAGAGTACTgaactattttttctttgtatacttcagactatgctgcagcatgagctttggttatttcactaaagaagtgaggcatttatttataataaataataatacatttcatttatagagggcttttcatcatactcaaagacactttacagtaaaaaccagcacatatatcacattaaaaacagataccATCACATACAACAAGCATAtttagaagcaattaaaaacaataaaaacagtaactatctggtgagaaatgtaagattattgtatgtggaaagctaatctgaagaggtgtgttttgattagcGTCACTGTGTCCACGTTCGGACACTTATTGGCTAACGTTCTATCACAATATTTGTTATgatacaaatataaatgatctattaatgttttcagtttatttaatGGTGTTAAACTAAAGTGTAAGTTGTCACCTTTCTAACGGTATATTGTTTTAACAATTTACTTAAGGTTTTACTTTATAAGAGTTGGCTAAAGTCTGCTAACACCGCTGAATTAGCCGTACGCTACCCTTGGCCATAACCGGACACCCCTATCTCCTCGCTGTAAACAATGGCCGCTGCTGGGTTTTCGGAGATATTAAGTTGCTGCAGTGCTGTcaaaactttatatatatatatatatatatgcaataaAATACTATAATACTAAGatttatagtaaaaaaaagtgttcataATTGttcaaaaattatatttaataacaataaaaacagacaaaacatttaaaaaaataaataaataaatacaaataaattaaacatctGAGCACCAAAAACACCAACATTTATTGTTGTTCAGCTCATCCTCCTCCCAGCTGACACAAGTGGTGTGAAACCACTAGTGGCAGTTGTCACACTGGACCCACGACACCAATCCCTCTGGAGCCTCTGGAGGTTCGGGTTCCCTGCACCGGCCACACCGCCAGACTGTCGGCTCCAGTCTCCTCTTTGCAGCGGTGTGACCTactcacaaaaagaaaagtgttttaagaatatatataatataataataataattggcaTGCAAAGACTGTTAACATTGAGTACACTACCGGTGGATGTCGTGGGCCCAACagacagggaggaagaggggcTGGTTCTttttgctgtataaataaaaatgttttgtttacttttcaCCATGGCTAATGTCActaacataaatataaatgttgcttgtttttaacagattatattaagtatttacagtgggagggagaggaagaagtgGACCCTCGGCGGCCCAATCCTGCACCCGATGTGGAAGGCtctaaaagaataataatattttattattataacaaggTTTAATACAAGTATTTTGACTGATTGATATAATTTGCTGACCAGGAGATGGAGGATGGTGGTGTCCCTCTGCAGGCAGGCTCGTCCGGGATGGTCTGCCGCTGGTGGCAGGCAGCTGGGGACCGTGGGAGGCACAAGAGGGGGCAGAGGGTGCTGAGGGACCGGCAATGGAAATGCCGGAGCTGGTTGCTGGTGCAGCCCCGAGGGGCCAAGTTCTTCTGCGGCTGGGGCGGGAGCCGCTAGGCAGGGTAGAGGAAGTGGCTGCCGGGCTGGTGTCTCTGGCCCGCTGCTGCTCTCGGTCTCTTCTGGCCAGAGCTTGGGCCTCCTGCCTTGCAGCACGGTCCTCCACCTCCTCGATGGTGTCGGACATCTCCTGGGCTGTCAGTATCCTGGCCATGGTGATATACCTCCTGACCTTGCCAGTGCTTTTGTTGTAGTTTATTTCGGCCAGGAGGTGGGCCTGATCTACTGTTATCCGGCCTGATGTTACCAGGGGATGGGTGAGGTAGGGATTGGCTGGTGGATTCTGGGGATGAAGGATAGGGGCTGGTTGACTTTGGGGTGGGGGTGTTATGGGGTGGGTAGGTGGACTctgtggtgggggtgggggtgttatGGGGTGGGTAGGTGGAATCTggagtgggggtgggggtgttatGGGGTGGGTAACATCAGGCCCAGCCCAGGAAGATGCCGATGGGGTTGGTGGAGATGGTGAGGAGGTCCCACGCCCGGACTGCATGACCCGTGACCAGTCAATGGCCATCGGGTCCAGAGGGTAAAGGCCACTCTTCCTAAACCCAGCCACCACAAGCCCCCGATCCTTCACCCTCTGGTATGAGTCCCTTAAGACCCTTGAAAACTCCTTCTTGGAAACCATGAAGGAGTGATTCACTGCCGACAGATCTCCTGTAACACCAGAGAAATCTGCCTTCAAGGGTCCGAAGAAACTCACATCCAGTGGCTGAAGGATGTGAGACGTATGTGGTGGCAGGCAAAGGAGAATGACCTGTGCCGTCCGGACAAGCTCTGGATCCAGGTGGGACATGTGGCCGTCCATTAACAGCAGCAGCGGGCGCTCCTGGGTGGCAAACTTCAGGAAGTGCCCGACAAACCACTTCCTAAACAGCTCACTGTCTATGTACCCTGCCTGCGACTTCCCGTAGAGGGCATTGGGAACCCCTACTTTTGTAGGGGCCCCCTGCCGCGTTCAGGCAGGCCAGGACGGTGATGTGCTCCCTCGCATGCTTGGTCCCCCGGGGCACGATGACTTGCCGTCTGTTGGTGTCCAGCTGAAACCCCGTCTCGTCACAGTTATAAATCTGACGGGGTTTCTCCCTCAGCACATGCTCCTCCAGGGTGGTGGTGAGGAGCCGGAAATAGTCTTCTATGGGCCCCCTCTTAGCACAGGATGCCCTCCCACGGTCAATGAAGTCTGGGGTCCTGGATGTTAGGCGATCTTTTTGCCGTTCCCTGAAGTTTATCCACCACGTCTGGCCAAGCGCGGTCCTCTGCGCATCCTGGTGGCGGAGGTTGTAGATGGCCAGAGCGTGGGCCAGGACCTGAGGCTTTGTCAGCGGAAACCCATGCAGAGCTGAGTACAGACAGTACTCCACCAGGGAGTCTTCGTCTGCATGGGTGAGGAGTGACCTCCGACAGATGGAAAAATCGGAGGCCACTCTTCCGCTGACTCGGTCACTCAGGCTGGACTTAGGGACCCCAAACCTCATGGCTGCCTGCCGTAGAGAGAGCCTGCCTGCTTCCACCTCCTGCTTGGCCTGGTCCATTGCCTCTTGGGTCCATTTTTtggtcttcctctccctcttcctcatctGCCTGATGTTTGGCATCTGAAAATGCACATACATTTTCTTGTtagaaatacattaaaattCAAAATTAGGTTAggcatgtcatgtcttgtttaaTAATAAGGTTGACAAAATCTATAAATTGCCACATTACATGGACACAAAAATACTTACCTTCAACCAAAGTGGCAATTTCTATATCCACTTTTTCTTTGGGCTTGATGCTCCTGTAAAGGAAATACAattctctcacactcacacacacacactcacacacacactcacacacacacaccaataccaATAGCAAGAGCCACTACTGGCTTTTAACACAatatcccctctctctcacacacatgcagttaGATGATAGTTAGCtaatacatgaataaacgtGATGTTGCTGGGCTTATGGACAAGCGTACTGCCTAGACAGAGTCGTGTTAAAGCTAGCAAAAAAATGCATACTCATGCTAACGCTAAATCATATCAGCAgtacagtaaaaataataaactttgtaGAGCGAAAGATCGCCGCCCGAACGTTGCCCAAGCGTTTTTATTACTTTCCCTCATCAAAGTCACTTTCATTTACTAAATAGACATGTAAATGTCTGTGTACATATACGAAATTTCATACATAGATTGTTTAATGGGTATAAATCAATTATACTTACGTTTTGGGCGATCGCAAATTCAAAGTACCGCGAAAAGACCGGAAAGCGCGTGACGTCGGAAGTGTCCGGATATGGCCAATAGCAGCAAGTGGTGTCCGAACGTGGACTCAGTGACGCTAGtgatttgaatgtgtatttacaactaaaaacaaatgtacctaaGCTAGACAGAGTCACGAAAGGTTAGGTTAGGCTAGGTTGTACCCACTCATTAGACAGCTGGCCATCAGGTCTGTCCGGTTAGATCATCCTTATAGATCAGATGGGGAAACTTCTCTGTATGGGCGAAACAATGTCCGTTGACCCGTCCAGACCAGGCTGGATGAGATCCCATTCCTTACAGCACAGGCTTTCTTCCTCGGTGGTCATTGCGATACAGTATCCACATgagcaccaccatgtacccgcatcaagtgcagccagccataacggtaaaatctccctgctgcggaggttgtagacggtgaaaaCTCAAGCTCAAATATTTCTTCATGtggttgccgcaatttggaaaggcacaaactcaaagcattttctcatattagtcctgatctaactccaagctccgtctgtcagctctgtgagctcctccctgcttctgccgacaggcaggctccgctgttgctaggttacctatgcaaatgagctgctgaacttttgaactgcaggtcagctctgcttcactgcggtgtcaggttacagcctgttgatacatgctcattactatggacaggacctcggctaattgtttttttgtggaaaaaatacattttggaatattggattgtatgagatcggcactcgattggtggggacttgaccggaaagcagtacataaacagaggtaaggattaacacaacttttatgcctttttgtcacatctactgccgtcaaattcgctgtgttccctgtaaggaataactgcacatggctaagcactagtaatggcattttgaacatgtttagaggctaaaaacacgtttaaaacttgccctgtttaagccttgtttaagactgttgggtgcaaaatctagcaggaggataactcggtgtaggcgtcaccgtttgttttcgtttttctcactactgacagtactcctgatttacaaacaacagagctacgggttgaaatcgaccggaattctcctttaagaccTGTAGAAAGGTTTTAGGTCTAGAATGAGTTCACTTCTTTTATCCTAGTGAATGCCTTTCTGGACTTTTGCCTATTTTTGGACCTCGCCCTTGGATCTTGATTTGGACActgttttctttaataaatcCTTTTGTGAAGGAAGTGGTCCACACCCATGGATCGCAAACAGGTACAGAGATTTCTTGGCTTtgctcatttttttttgcacatttttcaTAGACTTGTTTTGTGGCTGCCCCTTTACATGCTCTCACCTCCTCCAAGGCTAAGCTTGTTTGGACTCCCTAGCTCTAACAAGCTTTTGAGCAACTGAAGAAGAGTTTCTCCACCGCCCCAGACCTGGTCCTGCCTGACACCAAGAAACAGTCTGGTTCAGGTTGGTGCTTCTGAAGTGGGTATTGGAGCTGTCCTGTCCCAGAAAGACTGCCGGGACAATAAGCTCCATCCATGTCCCTTTCTCTCCAGGAAGTTATCGTCAGTGGAGAGAAACTACGGCGTGGGCAACAGGTAACTCCTCGCGGTCAAAGGGGTGCTAGAGGAGTGGCGCCACTGGTTGGAGGGGTTTGGGATAGGATCGAATGGGCTCCTCAGCCTAACCTCACTGTCCCGGCCGGGTGCCCCACTGAACAGGCTTTTTGTGCCTCCTGAGCTCAGGTAACAGGTCATTCACTTGGCTCATTCCTCCCACTTGTCCTGCGACCCAGTATGTCATCCAGCAGTTCTTTTGGTGGCCAACAATGGACAGAGAGGTGGGAGAATACAGTATGTGGCCTCCTGCATTACCTGTGCCCAGCATAAGCCTTCGCACCACACTCCCGCTGGTCTGCTGCATCCTGTCCCTCAACGCCCTTGGTCAGACATCTCTCTGGACTTTGTCACAGGTCTCAGTGTGGGTGACAGATTTTCTAAGATGGCTCACTTAATTGCCTTGCCCAAGTTACCGTCTGTCAAGGAGATGGCAAATGCTCTCctgtttcatgttttcagaataCACGGGTTGCCCAGAGATGTAGTGTCTGTCCGGGGGTCACagtttgtctctgtttttgGAAGGCCTTTTGTGATCTTCTGGCAGCCACAGTCAGCCTATCATCTGGCTACCACCCCCAAACCAATGGACAATCAGAATGGCTTAACCAGGATCCTGAGACAGGCTTGCATTGTCTGGCATACCTCTTGGAACAGCTGTTATGGCTGAAGGTATGCGTACAAAACGCTTCCATGTTCCTCCACTGGCCTGTCCCCCTTTCATTGGCCTACTGATACCAACCTCCCCTATTCTCAGCTCTGGAGAAGGAGGTGGGGGTTCCCGCAGCAGTTGCTTTTGTGTGCCTGTGCAGAAAGATATGGACACAGACTCGGCAAGTCATACatcaaagtaaaaaataaatgttaaagaataccataattcttGTAATTCCTTGTAGATAAACCTTACATATTTAATGTTATATGGAAGATTACCAGCACTGTGCTTTACATTGCCGTGAAAATCAGATTAAGTACTTTTTAGCTGCGCAAAATGTACGTTTTGTGGTCATTACAGTTAGGATTTTacagcactttcaaaataagGAGAATGAACATGAGCATGTCAAATACCATGGTGGGCCAAAACAAAGGGAACAAGGGTCAAACTTGGCACGCAGGCCCCAATTTGGGAGGTCTTGGTTCTGAGTGTCTGCTGTGTcacagaatagaatagaatagatagaaaaatataagacacacagcacacataaaGAATATACAGGAgataataaataggatagaattCAAGAACAACTAttcaaaaaatacaaaggaCAGAATGTACAAACATATGTACAAGTGGTGAATAAAAATGTAGAGTCTACTTAAACAGTATTTATAAAGATGTAATTAAAACCTATgtttgtgcaagttgcactGTAGTGCACTATAGTGCAATATTGTAATGTGTATGAATGTTATCCAACACTCAGTGTTGAGGCGTTAAAGAGTTTtattgcctgtggtaggaaAGATTTTGTGTAGCAGACCGTGCGACAAAGAAGCTGTCGGAGCTTCTTGGCTCTGTTCAGTGACTGGTAGTGGTAATGGAAAGGAACAAGGAAACTTCATCCAGTTTTGGGTTTTTCCCAGATCTGTGGAATGAGGTGTGTATGCTAGGTAACAATGGTACATTATTCTATTGACATACTAATTAATGCAAGCCAAGTCAGTTCACATGACACATAAAAGACAATATTAAACAAGTTACAAttttaaacagtaaaacaaGAAAACGTGAATATTGAAATTGcatctttttgtttctttaagaTGTTCCACACCATACATTTTAATGATCATTTATCATTTAATACAACCCctctaaaatgaaatgaaacactgcTCTAAACTTCTAACACTTTAAACAAATAATGGAAGACATTTAAAAGTGTGCAGGGGTTGGTCTAAATGGGGCTGGATATGGCAAAGCccagcagtggaagaagtattcagatcctttactgaagtaaaagtactaatacaacaatgtaaaaatactctgttacagtaaaagtcctgcagtgaaaatgttacttcagtctgtaagtatcattaaaaaaatgtagttcAAGTATTACAAGTAAATACAAATCCTTCCAttttagaaaatgtgttttgtgtgcagaaacctaatatgtaaagtaactagaaactaaagctggaacagatgaatgtagtggagtaactaaagtaactagtaactaaagctgtaacagatgaatgtagtggagtaaaaagtccaatatttttctctgaaatgtaggcatgaaaagaaaagactcaagtaaagtacaagtacctcaacatttggactttaGTTACATTCCCCCACTGGTTTAGAAAAAGACATTCTAataacttacttacttagtGTTTCATTAATTGTAGacagtattatatatatatatatatatatatacattacaaTCCTGCATTTGCTTTGCAATTCCATAGACAAATGGAAATTAGAGACAgtatttcaacatcaacattttGAAACAGTCCTTCACATAGTCTATTTGATGTCATGAAGCCAGTTGTCTCATCACCTGGTCAATACCTCACTGAGATCAGCTCTTGTCTTTAGACCCAAGTTCAAGCCCCCAGGGTATATATTAATGATTTGTCCCTTTTAGAAAACAATAACAGGACCAGACACTGTTTTGTGacaatatgtcttttattttgtaatgctTGGTTGATTATATAGTAAAGGAAATCAGCTGaataaagaacacaacacatcAGTTTTAACAATAAAAAGTAACCAGTTCATTAAACCAGTGGACTATATGAATTATCAATAGTTATAAAGTGTTATTACGGTTGTATTCTCCTCTTGTATCACAGAAAggtacaacaaaatatacacTTTTATCTTCTATCTGGACATTTTGGATAAAAAGATCATCACCACTCATGTCTGGTAGGTTTACCTTTGGATggagtcaggctagctgtttccagtctttatgcttaTCTAGGCTAGATGTttctccctgtttccagtctttatgctaagctaagctaacgtcTGGTCGAGGGAACTTCATATTTAGTGTACACACATGAGAATTGTATTGATCTGAACAATAACTCTCAGAGAGAAATCTAATTAgtgtgttaatattttatcagatgaGTGGGCACTGTTTATAACAGATAATATTCAGTAAACTAAAATGGAAAAGATGTGTTAgtattcaaatgttttctgtatttcattttgtgttatttactCTAGATTAAAAGTCCAATTACTGATTAGTTTTTGTCCAGCTCAGTGATCCAGTTTCTGTCCAATTTTAAACCCAAATGTGAACTGTTCCCTAACTCTTTAGATAATAAAGTGAAAGTGAGTCATCTGTCAGCAGAGAGTAgttttaattttgtcacctatttttaatttaatcttaGTCTTATGccaaatgtccttagttttggtcatatttagtcatttacatatctttttttgttagtcaagttttagtcgactaaaatgTTCATCATTttagtcaaaaaaaaaactcaatatatatgttaaaaaaagtgagtaGAAAATGACTGTCGGCAagattaaagaacggcttgtttattgctaaggccatatggtcaaaattaaatgattcatttataatgtaataataacttataacaataacttatttccccAGTGAATTGCTGAAAATCCACTAGataggaaaagggtattttacaataactttgaatgcactaCTAGGCTTACCAGTTTCAATTGAAGTGCGTTGGTTTTTCCAACAACGGCAGGTGACTGTAGGactcccgctgttggaatcctttacagtgaaatacagtcacactttacaccattTCTAccctgtttaatccagctgctagctaacactAGGCTAACGTAACCTGCTGTCAAgtttagtgttaactagcggcacatgcagcgatgctttGGTTGCCCGTAAAGTccgttttggagcatcagagaggaGTGCAGGCAttttggtccggtagataccggaaTTTTcatctcatgatgaaaaagtagggacgattgtagacgaagatgaagagagattttatcttagtttttattttatgcaaaacattttagtcttgtcttttttcgtcaacaataatgcatgttaatttagtcttaagTCAGCATTTTTGGACATTGGTGCAGTCTCATCATCGTCttgtcttagtcatggaaaaaaaggatgttgacgaacatatttagtctcgtctgacaaaattaacactagcaGAGAGCTGTTTCTGTCTGCCGAACAAATTGAAAGTGAATCAATGATAGAGATTATAGATGAGCTGTAGAGGCATCATGATGGCGCGGtagagttacacacacaggttcttggagcacacaaaataaaatggtgCTACAAGACCTGTCGTTCCAGTTCTTTCCTGTAGAGAGAGTTTCCAACCAACGTATTACATTTAATGTCAAACTTTTgattgagactgcaacacacgacaagatgttttaaatgtattatttacctTCAAAGTTCATCTCAAGACAGTTCTCCCCTCCAACGTTGTCAGGCTGCCCCGCATTGAAGAATGTATTCTTGGAGCACACGAAAGAAGCCTGGTAGGTGCAACCTGCGTTGTTCCAGTTTTCTGTAGAGAGAGTTTCCAACATATATAACTGATTTAACTTAATGTATAACTTTCATATTTAAGACTGCAACAAACGACAATatgtttgaatgtatttttttattttgtttcctcctgtttccagtctgtatgctaagctaagctagctgcttccccctgtttccagtcttcatCCTAAACtatgctagctgtttctgcccattaccagtctttatgctaagctaagataatgTCTGCTTGAGGGAACTTCATATTTAGCGTACACACGAGAGTTGTATTTATCTGAACAATAACTCTCAGAGATTTATCAGATGAGTGGGTGCTGTTTCTAACAGGTTATATTGAGTAAACTAAAATTGAAAATATCAGGAgtattcaaatgttttctgtatttcattttgtgttatttactATAGATTACTGATTTGGTTTTGTCCAGCTCAGTGAGCCAGTTTCTGTCTAATTTTAAATCCCAAATGTGAACTGTTCCCTAATTCTTCAGATAATAAACAAGTGAAAGTGAGTCATCTGTCAGCAGAGAGCTGTTTCTGTCTGCCGaacaaactgaaagtgaatCAATGATAGAGATGAGCTGTGGAGGCATCATGATGGTGTGTtagagttacacacacaggttctTGGAGCACACGAAAGAATTCGGGATAGTACAAGCCCAGTCATTCCAGTTGTTTCCTGTAGAGTGAGTTTACAATGTAACTGATTACATTtaacttttatatttaaaagtgcAACATACAACAagatattttaaagttttttttacctcCACCCCAGTTAATCACAAGACAGTTCTCCGCTCCACCGGCATGGTTAGGCTCCCCCACACCCCAGCTTTTGTAGTTGAATTTGGATCCATCAGTCCACATCCACGTACCCTCCTGGAAGAGAAAAATTGttttaaagtcaaagtgaaatcAAGAGTTCTTGTTGTTGTAATACTCATTCAGGCCACAAAAGGATACTCCTTGTTTTCTAAAACATCTTGAGAGacacaatgcattctcatgaatggtATCGTATGAAAACTTATGCACAACATATCCTATGAAATTGGGTGACCacctgccggtcacatgacagttaaggtTAGCGGTCATTAGAGTTACATTTAgcagagaaaaggtgactgtgagccaggtACAGAGAACCGTGAAGTGACGGTCCTTTCAGATTCCGTTTAGAGTTGAGGTTagcagtcaatgtgctgctgacagtacTGAATATGGAATACAGTTCGTGAGAAGAGGCTGAGAGACGAGCAACCTCACTT
It encodes the following:
- the LOC114565918 gene encoding mucin-1-like, which translates into the protein MARILTAQEMSDTIEEVEDRAARQEAQALARRDREQQRARDTSPAATSSTLPSGSRPSRRRTWPLGAAPATSSGISIAGPSAPSAPSCASHGPQLPATSGRPSRTSLPAEGHHHPPSPEPSTSGAGLGRRGSTSSSPSHSKRTSPSSSLSVGPTTSTGHTAAKRRLEPTVWRCGRCREPEPPEAPEGLVSWVQCDNCH
- the LOC114565747 gene encoding uncharacterized protein LOC114565747 → MPNIRQMRKRERKTKKWTQEAMDQAKQEVEAGRLSLRQAAMRFGVPKSSLSDRVSGRVASDFSICRRSLLTHADEDSLVEYCLYSALHGFPLTKPQVLAHALAIYNLRHQDAQRTALGQTWWINFRERQKDRLTSRTPDFIDRGRASCAKRGPIEDYFRLLTTTLEEHVLREKPRQIYNCDETGFQLDTNRRQVIVPRGTKHAREHITVLACLNAAGGPYKSRGSQCPLREVAGRVHRQ